The nucleotide sequence CGGGCCCCTGGCCCGCGTCGATCGCGGCGAACCCGGCCTCGGCCGCCCCGGCCTGCTCGTCGGGGACGAGAACGGCCCGCAGACCCGCGTGGTGCAGGACGGTGACCAGCGCCGCCGTCCGCTCGTCGGGCTCCTGGCCCGCCAGCACCACGGCGGCCAGCCGTGCGCGCAGCGTCTCGGCGGTCGCGGTGTCCTTGACCGGGTATGTGACCGACCCGAAGATCCCGAGCACCTTGCGGCCCTCCTCGCGGACCAGGCCCTTCGCCAGCAGCCCGTCGTACGCGGCGGTGAGCGCCTGCTCCCTGACCGCCAGCAGCCAGGCCTGCGGCTTCGCCTCGGGGTGGCTGCGCAGCTGCTCGGCCATGGCCGCCTCGACCGGGTCGGCGGGCGGCGGGAGCGGCGCCGCGGCCAGCGCCCCGTCGCGTACCACCACATGCCCGGAGAACGTCAGCCCCAGCAGGGTGGCCGCGGACACCGCGAGCCCCACCCGCAGCGGCGGCTCGCGCAGCTCTCCACTCCGCCCGTCCAGTGCGAGGAGCACGATCTGCTCGCCCATGGTCAGTTGTGAATCCATAGATCCCCCTTTCCCCATGAACACGCGCGACAGACGTGCGTAGTTCCCGGAGTTCGCCCGGCGGCAATTCGCGCGCGCCGGTGAAACCGGTTATTCATAAACTTCCTGACATTTCGCCGATCACACGACGGCGGCCGGGCCCGGCCCCGGGGAGGGGGCAGGACCCGGCCGCCGTCGTGGCGTTCCGGTTACGGACGGGTCAGGGGAACGACACCACGTTCGACGGGACCGTCGAGGTGCCGGAGGTGCCGTCTCCGGTGTTGTTGATCACGTGGTTGTACTGGCCGACGCCGCCGAGGGAGACCACGAGCAGGTCGTGGAACTTGACGCCGTCCTTCACCGGGGCCTCGAAACCCGCGTCCTGACGGATCGTCGGGTCGGAGCTGAAGTTGCAGTAGCTGCCGAGCCCCCAGCCCTCATGGGTGTTGACGGAGTCGTCGACCTTGTACGCCGCCCAGCCCAGCCGGTCGCCGTTCTGGATGGCTGCCTGGTTCGGCGGGTCGTACGCGATCTCGTTCTGGAAGA is from Streptomyces sp. NBC_00370 and encodes:
- a CDS encoding GOLPH3/VPS74 family protein; amino-acid sequence: MDSQLTMGEQIVLLALDGRSGELREPPLRVGLAVSAATLLGLTFSGHVVVRDGALAAAPLPPPADPVEAAMAEQLRSHPEAKPQAWLLAVREQALTAAYDGLLAKGLVREEGRKVLGIFGSVTYPVKDTATAETLRARLAAVVLAGQEPDERTAALVTVLHHAGLRAVLVPDEQAGAAEAGFAAIDAGQGPAATLGEAVRTAVAALTAVIAVSGL